Part of the Methanorbis furvi genome is shown below.
ACCATGCAGATCCGCGGCGCTGGAAAAATCGCCCGCGAAGCAGTTGCCGCACTGCGAGACCATGCAGAAACCCTTCCCCGAACCGGAGATGTTGCCGCATTCATCCGGGAGATGGAACATGCCGCAAGCATACTTCTCGGCACAAGACCGACCGCCGTCTCTCTTCCCAATGCCATCCAGATGGTTATGCGCGACGTCCGCACCGCCAGAACCGAAGAAGCCGCACGTCGCATCCTCCGCGAAAAAGCAGACGCATTCATCTGGTCGTCCAGGACCGCTCTTGACCGCATTGCCGCCATGGGAGCAAACCACATCCCTGACGGCAGTATCGTCATGACGCACTGCAACTCAAAAGCAGCCCTCGGCTGCATCCTTGAAGCAAAACGGCAGGGAAAAGACATCGAGGTTTACGCAACCGAAGTGCGGCCCTGGAATCAGGGACGGCTCACCATCAAAACCCTCAACGACAACGAAATTCCCACCACCTACTTTGTCGACTCCGCAGTCCGGTCGATGATGAAAGAGATCGACCTGGTCATCGTGGGCGCTGACGCGATCACTGTCAACGGAGCGGTTGTGAACAAAATTGGAACCTCACAGATCGCCCTGTGCGCAAACGAAGCACGCAAAAACGTCATCGTGACCGCCGAGACCTACAAGTTTGCTCCAAGAACCATTCTCGGCGAACTTATCCAGATCGAGGAACGGGCACAGAACGAAGTCCTGCCCGATGACATCGCAGCAACGCTCCCGTTCGTCCGCGTGAAAAATCCGGTCTTTGACGTAACTCCCGCAGACTACATTGATATGATAATCACCGAAGCAGGCGCTCTTCCCCCGCATCTCGCCTACACCATCATGCGCGAGTATCTCGGCTGGGGACTTGACGAACTGCAGAACCAGTTTCTCGGCGCCAGAACCGGCACCGAGTTTCGATAAATGAGGCTTCTTTCATGAATGATCTGATTGCCACTTACTACTTCCGGCCAAAGAACGGCGTTACTGCTGACTTTGCCGCGCATGCCATCTCAGAAG
Proteins encoded:
- a CDS encoding ribose 1,5-bisphosphate isomerase, producing MTLLQTAEQIQTMQIRGAGKIAREAVAALRDHAETLPRTGDVAAFIREMEHAASILLGTRPTAVSLPNAIQMVMRDVRTARTEEAARRILREKADAFIWSSRTALDRIAAMGANHIPDGSIVMTHCNSKAALGCILEAKRQGKDIEVYATEVRPWNQGRLTIKTLNDNEIPTTYFVDSAVRSMMKEIDLVIVGADAITVNGAVVNKIGTSQIALCANEARKNVIVTAETYKFAPRTILGELIQIEERAQNEVLPDDIAATLPFVRVKNPVFDVTPADYIDMIITEAGALPPHLAYTIMREYLGWGLDELQNQFLGARTGTEFR